A segment of the Juglans regia cultivar Chandler chromosome 15, Walnut 2.0, whole genome shotgun sequence genome:
GCATAAAATAGCAAAATGAGGTAGAAACAACACCATGGACACTTCAATGGACCAATTTATCATTCCTAATGAACAAAAATGGCAGGATTACCCGGGCTGTTTGGTACTGTCCAAGTCCAGCCAGAACTCAGATGGACAGTTCACGTGAACCTATGCCTGAACCCAGACCACATATGAAGAAAAAACCCATTTCCCTTCTCCCCTGTGTTTTCTTCCATGCCCAAATCGTGTGTCCAGGCACAAAATTGTTTTTCCCTAATATGTCAAAGTTAAATTTCCGGGAAACAAGTAATCCTCAAGTTTTAAATCAatgtaaataatgaaaattaaatgcTCTATATTGCACTCATCTTGAACTACCAGACTTTCAAAGTCCGGCTTTCATCaagaattataattataaaatagaactTGAAGCCTCTTCTCAGCCAAACAATGTCAAGAATGTTAATTTATTCACTATTTTAGCATTGCATGAAgcatacaaataaaaatttcataagcCTTCCTCCTTCCTCCGTAACATCATATACTTAATCCTTCACTAACACATTTTGTTTGTCACTCTGACATgtccaaattattttttctagtctctataaaatatgatttattccAAATGTAGTTGTCCAAGTATGAAAGGAACTATTCCAATTTCATCAAAGGTaaagaatcaaagaaaaatcTTGTCTGGATTTCATCCAAGTCCTcctgaatataatattttgaaattttcttgtACTAGACCAAAACCTTGTACATGTGGAGGTCTTCTACTATGAGAAGATCAAATAATGCATATGACTCAGAAGAAGTATATCCATGCAATGGAATATAAATGATTacaaagatttaaaatttaaaattagaaagaaaaaataaatacttctTCAAACAGAGACATCTTGTATGGATAAGTAGGCATGAAAGCATGTAAAACCATACCTGAATTGTATTCATGAGGCTGTAGCTGCTTGGCCCTGGCCTTATCAACTAATTCCTTCCACTTTCTTGACAATGAATATATGTCCACCTGACATACATCAACGTAAACCGTTTACTATTAGAATCATTAGATAACTATTTATATCCAGGAAAAAACCACATCACAGCCAAAGGTAGAATAAAAAGAACCTTATCAGCATCCTGAAGCACTGGCGTAATTAGCCCACCATCTATAGCTACAGCAACTGCAATGTTGATGCTGCTGTTATACGTAAAGCTTTTACCATCCCTACAACTAGAATTGACAACAGGATGTTGAACCAAAGCAAGCGCCGTTGCCTTTGCAAGCAATGCTGTCATGGTTACTCCCTTAGACTTGATCTAGTGAACATAATTTACACAACTAATTAATCGTTAGAGAGAAGGTAacagtaaaaaagtaattaattacaCAATAGCGCACTTCTCATGTATCATTGAAATTAATGATGGagtgacttatcaaaaaaaaaagaaattaatgatggAGTTAACTGTCTCAGAGCAAATTGAAAGCGCACAGGAGATTATCAAGCACGGTCTCAAGGGGCGGctaatgtaaatgaaaatacaatcaTATTTTCATGTCAACCCTCCTAATCTAAACTTCTAGCAAATGTCATCATCTTCTCACAGATGAAGACGATATGTGTCAAGCAGTAGCTAAATGACAAACTCTGAAAATACTAAttacaaagattaaaaaaaaatacaaacttagTGGTCAAATTCAAATGAAACAAACAAGAGATCATCATACTAACTTCCCACCACATCTATTCACACTATCTTCGTACAAATATCAGATTTAAGATTTCTTGAGCAGTAGCTGACtgaaatataaaagagaaaaagttaacaTTTGTTTTGATAGGTAGAAAAAGTTAACTTTCTATGCATCCATACCAAAGTAAAAATTAATCCGTCTGTCACCAGTTTAAAGCAAAATATTGCATTCTTTTAGTAGTTTACTTCCAAGCGTAAAGAGCATTAGACAACAAACCAAGATTCATCATTCCTAAAAAATACATCTTGGTCTTATAAACACCTAAGACCCATGCAGAAAACACTACGAGATTCATCATTTCATGACCGAAAGCATTACCTTCTTATAGAGAGAATCAAGCGCATCCGTTGTAATGGTGTACCCGACTCTGAAAGTTGGCACGGACAGACTCTCAACCATGTTCCTACTCACCGCAGCCTGCATTGTCGTGAAAGGCACCACAGAACCCAACTCAATCGCCGCTGCAGCACTCTTCCCCACTTCAGCCGACACGGGACCTACAGACGCCACGTCCGCAGTGGCAGCAGCAGCTTCAACATCCTTGGCAACAATTCTCCCCATAGGCCCACTCCCCACCACTCTCCCCAACTCCACCTTCAGCTCCTTTGCAAGCTTCTTGGCGTACGGTGACGCAACGATCCTCTTACCTCCCTCCGACGCCGGGTGCGTGGATGCCACCGGCATCGACACAACAGGAGCCACCTTGACAGCCGCTGTCGGAACCGGATTCTCCGAAACCTTCTCCGGTTCCGCAACAGCGGTTGCTGCCgacgaagaagaggaagaagaagacgacgaaTTGGACGCTGCTTTGGACTTGGCCTCGGCGATCTCGGCCTCAGACTCGGCAAGAAGGGCGATGGCGGAGCCCACAGGGGCGACGCCGCCTTCCTCCACCATAATGGCAGCCAAGTAACCATCGTAGAAGGTCTCGACGTCCATGTCGGCCTTGTCGGACTCCACCACGACAACGCTCTCCCCTTTGGAGAGCTTGTCGCCCTCGGACCTGACCCAAGAGACGATCTTCCCCTCAGTCATTGTTGAGCTCAGCGCCGGCATGAAGATCTCCCTGATCTTTGCATCAATCCGGGCCGGGACTCTGCTTCGCTGGTGACCCGGAAACTGGAGACTGGGACTCACCCGGCGAAGGGTCGAGGAGGAGGGGATGAATGAAGTGTTGAGAAGATGAGCCATTTGGGTACTCGCTCAATACTGTGTTCTTCGGTTTTGCAaaggagaagagaggaagagaaatgcAGGGGAGAGGAAGAGTGTGCGAGTGATCTTATCGTGGGTTGGGTTTCGATTTCTCGAATGCATCGAAAGAGGGCGGATGTTTCAACCACCTGTTACCGGTTTGTGTTTAGTATGCCGATGTGTTTGGTTTTGTTCGGTTTGGTTGAACCAAACCTTTTTCGGTCAGCACTTCATGATTTAGattagtatattaaattatctaattataaCAAAGGATTAATGTCATATTCGGTAATCCGCAAAATGTCATAAGTAAATAacgtgtattttttaaaataaatataatttattattaaaaagttattttttatgtaaatttcatattgatttatttattttaaaaatatgtgacacTTACTattttatgattgtaaatattattttttataattaaaaatattattttgttaaaatttaaaaataattatcactACCATTTCCGTCAACGATTCAAAACAAAGTTGACAATAATACTTTGTATCATGCATGAATTATGAGTTTTTAATTGTgaataagttttatttagattGGATagtttattactttattatgtTAGGACCGATTTCTttaattgagaattttttttttttaacgatgaCTTGATACCTGGTATGGAGGTGAAAACGGGTATATGCTCACTTAATTAGAAGTgctataattataaagagattttataaaattaaattataaattaatatgatttggtGTGATACATCAAATctatcttataataaataaaaataatttaacaatttGATGTATTACattaaactcaatttataaatttatttttataaaagaatttgtgactaaaatattttttaatttaaaaataaaaagaaatgatacgACAAGTTAAAAGAACTGCAATGTAATGAATGAATACTTTAGCATGCATAAATTTCGACCTATTAATTGTGAtgacattttaattaaatggatagTTTATTATACATGAAATGACTTGTTTAAATTACATTATTAGAACCCATAGAAGGTATATGTGTTGTAGGCTGTAGGATAtatgttaacgtcgtgtttcacaTACTTTTAGGTCAAATTTTGACAATTTAGGTATTCGAAAATGGGCCCGCATAATGTAGAAAAGACTACGGCTTTGAGAGGGTGGCCTAAGGGCTAGGGtaacctccgatgccaaagttagtaataTTCTTTGAGAGTAACAAATACGTAAAAGAGTCTagaaattagatatatattttcgTATATGGGATCTACTATTTATACTACAAGCATGAAGAGCAGATACTGCCTGCTACCATGACGTCTATGTCCCCCGTATTGATTCTTTTGTCAGGGTTTTTAAGTGCAACATGGCTCTGCGatggcgtcattaatgtggcgtatTGTCCAGATAGTAGAGCCATTAATGCAGCGTGATTATCTGACTTCCTTCTCTCAGTCTATCTTCCTTCTGGTCCTTTTATTCCCTTCCTGTTAGTAGATCAAGGGCTCCATGTATATAACGCTTGCTGTGCGGGCAGACATTCGAGGACTAGACACTATTTGAGAGGGCCTCAAATCGACGAATCTCATCCTTTACAGCACAATCCCTCCTGCAGGTTGTTTACATATAAGTTTTCCTGTAGACTGGGTTAGGGACTAGTTACTCTAAGCTGGGCTTTTGATCTTGCTTCCTTCCATTTATAGGCTTCATAGGCTTAGTGAAAAAAATCCCCTACAATATGTTTACGTatgaaattaatcattttttgcGAAATTGAAGAGTTTTAGTTTATGATGACTGAAGGCATGGTACGATGTAAATACTAAAAAGGGCATGTGGCCCACTTATTGTTTGACAATTACATGAAATGATATGGCAcgttgaagaaaaataatactatatataattttagggcATTTAACTATAGATCATAGATGATCCTCTTAACAAGTGAAAGTCGTgttatcataaaatattatgtctttaaaaattaatgtgtacataacaaattttaattatatacatttttatgataagatgagaatatcGCGTTATTCATATTTTGAGAATACttattgttttttcattttttacattgAACAAATCATTTAAACCATTTTAGTGTTCAAAGTAAAATGAAGATATGAAGATTAGATCCCTTGACATTCTTAAAGGGAGAGGAATTAAATGTTGAATTCATAACTGGTTGAAATTTCAAGTCAGCATCAATTATCAAGTGCCAtgtattcatataataaattaaaaattagaaagaaaaaaaatcattaacaagacaaaaagataaaaaaaaaacctaattgcCTTGGTTGAGCCAATAATATCTAGGTTGTCACCTAGATGCAACCTAAGCATTTTTCAAGTAGCATGAACCAATCGCACCAACGACATGAGATACTTTGTCATTGGCGTTAGAGTAGATTTAACTAATCACatgaaattatatcagtttgtgaatctattttaataaaatctctttgtagctgtaatacttcttttaaattaaaatattttccaaactgGTATTTTATGGCTCAAACTGAACATTCCACAATTAGGAGGGGCTTCTTGTTAGGGACCCCGATCTTGTCCCTAATACTAAGGTCTACGAGCTTGTCTTGGTGATAATGGTGACCGAGTGttcttgccaacttgcttggccttccaCAAAAGGATGGTGTTTAAGTGATGGTATGATGATG
Coding sequences within it:
- the LOC108986750 gene encoding dihydrolipoyllysine-residue acetyltransferase component 5 of pyruvate dehydrogenase complex, chloroplastic, encoding MAHLLNTSFIPSSSTLRRVSPSLQFPGHQRSRVPARIDAKIREIFMPALSSTMTEGKIVSWVRSEGDKLSKGESVVVVESDKADMDVETFYDGYLAAIMVEEGGVAPVGSAIALLAESEAEIAEAKSKAASNSSSSSSSSSSAATAVAEPEKVSENPVPTAAVKVAPVVSMPVASTHPASEGGKRIVASPYAKKLAKELKVELGRVVGSGPMGRIVAKDVEAAAATADVASVGPVSAEVGKSAAAAIELGSVVPFTTMQAAVSRNMVESLSVPTFRVGYTITTDALDSLYKKIKSKGVTMTALLAKATALALVQHPVVNSSCRDGKSFTYNSSINIAVAVAIDGGLITPVLQDADKVDIYSLSRKWKELVDKARAKQLQPHEYNSGTFTLSNLGMFGVDRFDAILPPGTGAIMAVGASQPTVVASKDGRIGMKNQMQVNVTADHRVIYGADLASFLQTLAKIIEDPKDLTF